The stretch of DNA TTCGAACTCCACCACCTGGCTGGTCAGCCCGCGAGCAGCATAATTATTATATCACCCTTCGATTTTTAAGTATGGAAAAGATCATATCGTTCGATTCTGAGATCGAGTTCGTCGCCAGGATCAATGAGGTCAAGGACTGCCTCATGCAGCAGGGGCCGGAAGGTTCGAGCAACGAAGACCCCGGGAAGCTCTGGTTCAATATCGATGTGCCAAAGGGCCACGGCTTCAGGGCCGGCGATCGGGTACGGATCACCATCGAAAAGATCTGAAAGGTACGATCCTTTCGCTCCCTCTTTTGCGCATCAACCGATCGGTCCATCCCCCTAAAAGATAGCAACAGAAACATATTCACGATTGCTCCACCCTGATCTAAAAAATCATAGAGAAACTATGAAATAGGGCGGTATCACACTATCTGATAATGGGAGAGGGGAAACTCAAACTCTGTGTCTTCGGCACCTTCAACGCCGGCAAATCCAGTTTCGTCCAGGCGCTCGATCCCCACACGCGGCATATCGAAGCGAACTGCCCGGGCGGAACCACGACGGTCGCCCTTGATTTCGGCAGGGTGCGGATCGGAGAGCGGATGGTCTACCTCTTCGGGACCCCGGGCCAGGAACGCTACGAATTCGTCCGCCAGATCCTTGCGCGTGGGATGGACGGTGCGATCATCATCGTGGATTCAACGGCCGCCCCCGACGATATGACCAGAAAACTCCTTGCCTGGCTGAAAGACCAGGGCGTGCCGGTGGTCCTGATGCTGAACAAATGCGACCTTCCCGGCTCCTCGCCCTCCCGTTTTGCGCATGAGATCGGGGATGCCGCCGTCCACCTCATTTCAGCAAAGAACGGCGAGAACGTGCACGAAGCGCTCTCGTCATTCGTGGGCACCATTGTCGGGTGAAAACCCGGCGAAAACCAAATACTATATCTTTTCTGAGACGTCACCATTGATTTGATGGCGACCAAAGGGACTGCAGTTTTTCCCACGATTCTCTGCCTCTGTATGCTGGCCTGTACCGGCGGCTGCACGGGCATCGGTTTTGGAGAGGTGACCTATAGCGGGGGGCAACTTGAGGTCATGGTGGACAACCCCGGCGAACCCGAGGAGGCGACGCTGCAGGTGACCGTCTTCAGGACGGACAATTTCACCCAGACCGGGGTGGCGAACTTTGCAGAGGTGGTGACCTTCCAGCGGGGGTCAAACACGTTCACCTTCCCGGTTGACCTCGAACCCGGCACCTATAAGCTCTACCTCTATATCTCGAAGGGGAGTGCCAGGACCGTTTCGGTGATCAGGGACATCACGGTGTAGACGATGGAGAGAATGATAGAGGCGGCGCGGGGGCGCATCCCGGCCGACACCACATACACCGGAGGAGTCCTCTTCAACCCCTTCACCTGTTCGTGGGAGGAGACCGCATTTGCCGTCAGGGACGGGATCGTTGTCGGCCTGGGGGAATACGAAGCAGAAAAAACGGTCGACCTCGGCGGCGCCAGGGTCGTCCCCGGCCTCATCGACGCCCACGTCCATATCGAAAGCTCGCTCCTCACCCCATGCGAGTATGCGCGCTGCGTCGTTCCGCACGGGACGACGACGGTGATCGCCGATCCCCACGAGATCGCCAACGTCTCGGGAAAGGAGGGGGTCGAGTTCATCCTCGCCGAAGGGAGCAGATCAGGCATGTCCATCCTCGTCACCCTCCCCTCATGCGTCCCGGCCACGCCGCCTGACATGGGGGGTGCCGTCCTCTCTGCAGACGACCTCATCTCCTTCGCAGGGAGAAAAGGGGTCGTCGGCCTCGGCGAGATGATGAACGTCCCCGGCGTCCTGGGCGGCGACCCTGAGGTCTGGAAAAAGCTCGGCATCTTCCCGGTCAGGGACGGGCACGCCCCGCTCCTCACCGGAAAAGACCTCAACGCATACGTGCTTTCAGGGCTGCAGAGCGATCATGAATGCACCTCGTACGCCGAAGCCGCGGAGAAACTGCGCCTCGGCATGTACATCATGATGCGGGAGGGCTCGACCGAGCGGAACCTTGCGGCCCTCGCCCCCCTGCTCACGCCGTGCACGGCGTCGCGCTGCTGCCTTGCCACCGACGACCGGCACGCCGATACGCTTGCCCGCGAGGGGCATATCGACGGCTGCATCAGGAAACTGGTGGGATACGGCGTCCCGCTCGAACTCGCCCTGCGTGCGGCGACCCTGACGGCTGCAGAGCGCTTCCGTCTGGCGGACAGGGGAGCGATCGCCCCGGGAAGAAGGGCCGATTTCTGCGTGCTTGCAGAAGGCGACGAGTTCAGGGTGAAGGAGACCTATATCCTCGGCCGCCGCTACACGGACCCGGGCTACCGGGAAGCCTCCTGCCCGAAACCGCAGATCACCTGCCGTCTGCCCGGGCCCGAAGACCTCGCCCTGCACGGGACGGGGACGGCCCGGGTGATCGGGCTGGTGGAAGGCCAGATCGTCACCGAAACGATCGCCCTTCCTGTGGACGCGGCTGCGATCCCTGACCTAGAGAGGGACATCCTCAAGGTGACGGTCTGCGACCGCTACCGCGGCGAGGGGGCAGGTGTCGGACTGGTCCATGGGTTCGGCCTGAAAGAAGGAGCCCTTGCCGCAAGCGTCTCCCACGACGCCCACAACATTGTGGCGATCGGCGTCTCGGACGCGGCGATCATCGCCGCCGTCGGCGCGGTGATCAGGAACA from Methanofollis liminatans DSM 4140 encodes:
- the ade gene encoding adenine deaminase, with the translated sequence MERMIEAARGRIPADTTYTGGVLFNPFTCSWEETAFAVRDGIVVGLGEYEAEKTVDLGGARVVPGLIDAHVHIESSLLTPCEYARCVVPHGTTTVIADPHEIANVSGKEGVEFILAEGSRSGMSILVTLPSCVPATPPDMGGAVLSADDLISFAGRKGVVGLGEMMNVPGVLGGDPEVWKKLGIFPVRDGHAPLLTGKDLNAYVLSGLQSDHECTSYAEAAEKLRLGMYIMMREGSTERNLAALAPLLTPCTASRCCLATDDRHADTLAREGHIDGCIRKLVGYGVPLELALRAATLTAAERFRLADRGAIAPGRRADFCVLAEGDEFRVKETYILGRRYTDPGYREASCPKPQITCRLPGPEDLALHGTGTARVIGLVEGQIVTETIALPVDAAAIPDLERDILKVTVCDRYRGEGAGVGLVHGFGLKEGALAASVSHDAHNIVAIGVSDAAIIAAVGAVIRNKGAMVAVSQAGTTVLPLPCGGLMATAPYGEVVAALDRLAEQTRSMGAIENPFMYLSFLALTVIPHLRITPRGVFDGDAFADVPLFQEEP
- a CDS encoding GTP-binding protein, with amino-acid sequence MGEGKLKLCVFGTFNAGKSSFVQALDPHTRHIEANCPGGTTTVALDFGRVRIGERMVYLFGTPGQERYEFVRQILARGMDGAIIIVDSTAAPDDMTRKLLAWLKDQGVPVVLMLNKCDLPGSSPSRFAHEIGDAAVHLISAKNGENVHEALSSFVGTIVG